Part of the Ruania alba genome is shown below.
TGGTGTCGATGCCGCTCGACCCGCTTGAGTTGCAGGAGACCGTCGCCGACATGCTTGCTTCGTCGTGACAGCAGGCCAGGGATCCGAGGCGTTCACCTGGCCGGACCTGATCACCCGACTGGTGGCTGGGGAAGACCTCGGGTCCGCGGAGACGACCTGGGTGATGGACCAGGTGATGGCTGGCAACAGCCACCCGATCGCGCTCGGTGGCTTCTTGGTCGCCCTGCGTGCCAAGGGCGAGACCGTGCCCGAGGTGACGGGCCTGGCGGACACGATGCGCCGGCACGCCCTGACCGCCGATATCAACCCCGATGCGGTCGATATCGTCGGCACCGGGGGTGACCGGCACCGGAGCGTGAACATCTCGACGATGGCAGCGCTGGTGGTCGCGGGTGCGGGAGTTCGTGTGGTCAAGCACGGCAACCGCGCCGCGTCGTCCTCGAGCGGTTCTGCCGATGTGCTCGAGGCGCTCGGAGTACGGCTCGATCTGAGCCCGCCCGAGGCCGCGCGGGTGGCCAGTGAGACGGGGATCACCTTCTTGTTCGCCCAGGTGTATCACCCGAGCTTCCGGCACGCGGCAGCCACGCGACGTGAACTCGGAGTGGCCACCGCGTTCAACATCCTCGGTCCGCTGACGAACCCGGCGCGGCCGCGTGCCGGGGCGATCGGAGTAGGGGACGCCCGGATGGCACCGATCGTTGCGGGCGTGTTCGCCGAGCGGGGGACCTCCACGGTGGTCTTCCGGAGCGAGGACGGGCTCGACGAACTCGCCAGCACTGCTCCGGCTCGCGTGTGGGATGTTACAGCCGCGAGCGGCGGTGTGGTGCGCGAGCACGTTGTTGACGCCACGGTATTCGGTATGCCCCGCGCCACCTTGGACGATCTGCGTGGTGGGTCACCGCAGCAGAACGCTCAGGTGGCCCGGGATCTGCTCGCCGGCGCACCTGGCCCTGTTCGGGACACCGTCCTACTGAACGCTGCTGCCGGTCTGGTCGCACACGGGTCGCTTCCTGGTACGTCCGACGGTGGTCTCACCGACCGTTTTGCCGCCGGGATCGAGACGGCTGCACGGGCCATCGACTCCGGGGCAGCTGCTCAGGCACTAGACCGTTGGGTCGCTGCGACCCAGGTGTGAGAGTGACTAGATCGGCGCGGTTGTCGTCGATCAGTCATCGAGTCCGAGCGCGAACGCTGCTTCCAGGTCGTGCTGGGAGTAGGCCTGGAATGCGATGTAGGTGCGTGTGCTCACGACTCCGGGGACCTTGCTGATCCGGTCGGCGATGACGTCGGCCAACTCCTCGTGCGCTGAGACGCGCACCACGGCGATGACGTCGACGTCGCCAGTGGTCGAGTACGCCTCGCTGACCCCGGAGAGCTCGGCGACCGATGCGGCCACCTCGGGGATCTTCGCGGACTCGGCGTCGATCAAGACGATCGCGGTCAGCATGATGGTTCCTCCAGGGTGTGCGACGGTGCCGGCGCAATGACCGGCGAGATGTGCCCCATCATGCCGCGCCGGAGCTGCCGCCGCCGTGACGGTCGGTGGCGGGCGCGCCGTGGGTGGAATGGTCGGGGTGGAAGATCGGCGTGTCGTTCCGGGACGGACCCAGGGCGCGGTGCTCGGTATCGCGCACGTGGCGGTCGGTGAAGCGCGGCAGTGCCGCCGTTGCTCCGTGCACCGGGACCGACCATCCGCTCCCGGCGTCGGCCAGTGTGGCTTCCACGAGGCGGGTGCCCGGTGTCTCCAACCACCGGAGCACCAGTTCGGTCTCCTCCGAGGTGGCTGCTCCACCGAGGCAACGACCGGGCTGGACGTCCTCGCCGCTCTCGGCGAGCGCACGAACGACACCCATGACGGCGGCCCCCGGCTTGGTCACCGTGGTGGCGGCGAGTCGTCCGAAACGGATCAGGACCAACTCCCATCCGCCGTCGGAGTGGCGGCGGGCAGCGATGATCTGCGGGGCCCGCTGGAGCGGGCCGTGTCGCTCGGCGCGAGACGCACCGCGCAGGTAGGCGAGCAGCTGGTCCCGCCGGACGGCAGCCTCTTCGTAGCGTTGCTGTCCGGCCAGGCGAGCGATCACCCGCCTGGCCGTGTCGACGACGGCCGTGACATCACCGTCCATCGCTTGCTGCGCGCGGCGGACCCGGTCGTCGTACTCGGGGACCTCCCGTACGCACGGGGCCAGGCACTTGCCCATCTCGGCGAGCACACAGGCTGAGGTGCGCCCCGTGGGAGTCCGGGCGAGCCGCGTGGTGCACGTACGCAGGCCGGTGGCCGCGACCAGGGCCGCGGCAGCACGATCCGCCTGAACGCGAGAGGAGAACGGCCCGATTGCGCGATCGGCCAGGTCGACCGGCACGGTGCGGACCACGGAGAGACGGGGATACGCCTCGTCGGTGAGCCGGAGCCAGGGTTGCCGCTCCGGTGACCGGGACCGGCGGTTGTATGGGGGCCGATGCTCGGCGATCCCGCGTAGCTCACGCACGGCGGCCTCTAGCGGCGTCGCGCACGGGATCGGACGTACCGCTGTCGCCACGTCCACCATCTCGGCGATCCGCGTGCGCTTCTCCGCCGCCGTAAAGTAGCTGCGTACCCGGCGGCGGAGGTTCACGGCGGTGCCGATGTAGAGCACCTCACCGCGCGGACCCAGGAAATGGTAGACGCCTGGCCCGGTCGGTAGACCGTCGGCAAGTGTGGCCTTGCGGCGGCGGCCCGCGGGAACCGGGTCGGCCGCGGTGGCGAGGTCTTCGACATGGGTGACGCCCAGGCCACTCATCCGAGCGAGCAGCCCGTGCAGCACGTCCACGGTGGCGCGTGCATCGGTCAGTGCCCGGTGGTCCGGTGCGGTCGGTGAGCCGAACAGCGGAGCCAAGGTGGCGAGCTTGTGGTTGGGAGCCTCGTCACGGGTGACCACCCGCCGAGCGAGCGCGACCGTGTCCACCACCTGGG
Proteins encoded:
- the trpD gene encoding anthranilate phosphoribosyltransferase produces the protein MTAGQGSEAFTWPDLITRLVAGEDLGSAETTWVMDQVMAGNSHPIALGGFLVALRAKGETVPEVTGLADTMRRHALTADINPDAVDIVGTGGDRHRSVNISTMAALVVAGAGVRVVKHGNRAASSSSGSADVLEALGVRLDLSPPEAARVASETGITFLFAQVYHPSFRHAAATRRELGVATAFNILGPLTNPARPRAGAIGVGDARMAPIVAGVFAERGTSTVVFRSEDGLDELASTAPARVWDVTAASGGVVREHVVDATVFGMPRATLDDLRGGSPQQNAQVARDLLAGAPGPVRDTVLLNAAAGLVAHGSLPGTSDGGLTDRFAAGIETAARAIDSGAAAQALDRWVAATQV
- a CDS encoding Lrp/AsnC family transcriptional regulator; translation: MLTAIVLIDAESAKIPEVAASVAELSGVSEAYSTTGDVDVIAVVRVSAHEELADVIADRISKVPGVVSTRTYIAFQAYSQHDLEAAFALGLDD
- a CDS encoding DEDD exonuclease domain-containing protein encodes the protein MQLGLDELGTPLFDATFVVVDLETTGGSPRESAITEIGAVKVRGGDVLGEFQTLVNPGVGIPPTITVLTGITNAMVMTAPPITEVLPAFLEFTRGAILVAHNARFDVGFLRAASDRMELTWPRPQVVDTVALARRVVTRDEAPNHKLATLAPLFGSPTAPDHRALTDARATVDVLHGLLARMSGLGVTHVEDLATAADPVPAGRRRKATLADGLPTGPGVYHFLGPRGEVLYIGTAVNLRRRVRSYFTAAEKRTRIAEMVDVATAVRPIPCATPLEAAVRELRGIAEHRPPYNRRSRSPERQPWLRLTDEAYPRLSVVRTVPVDLADRAIGPFSSRVQADRAAAALVAATGLRTCTTRLARTPTGRTSACVLAEMGKCLAPCVREVPEYDDRVRRAQQAMDGDVTAVVDTARRVIARLAGQQRYEEAAVRRDQLLAYLRGASRAERHGPLQRAPQIIAARRHSDGGWELVLIRFGRLAATTVTKPGAAVMGVVRALAESGEDVQPGRCLGGAATSEETELVLRWLETPGTRLVEATLADAGSGWSVPVHGATAALPRFTDRHVRDTEHRALGPSRNDTPIFHPDHSTHGAPATDRHGGGSSGAA